Proteins from a genomic interval of Musa acuminata AAA Group cultivar baxijiao chromosome BXJ1-9, Cavendish_Baxijiao_AAA, whole genome shotgun sequence:
- the LOC135593434 gene encoding BTB/POZ domain-containing protein At5g41330-like: MPPSARAEPGNVVTLNVGGQLFQTTPQTLALAGPDSILSSLASSLPSSSSVPFIDRDPDLFAALLSLLRTGRIPSRATAAFDHDDLLAEARFYALHPLFLSSLSSHALFDAFTLRRSLLLPLPGRDACSALAPSPLDASLLVAHGGKVSSFDPSLRRRATVLTPLPAVDSLLALGPLAAAGAADFPSLHLLDLGHPGGPVRHVLRWCPHPSAPAAAVQAIGSSPDLLFCSFESCRRNASAILAFDLTTFQPVTEIARREIYGAELDSAIPATKLQWVPGSNLLMAAGSHGGPSGLLGDIRLWDVRSGEAIWELKEKHNCFADVTVSDGLSAMFKVGINSGEVFMADMRKLSSEEPWICIGDGRRPATGKKEGGGCRIESYGRHVFCSRGGDVEMWTEVVMGCWRRGEEGLESERVMRRNLMGGTNDGGGKKINMLGFGGNRMVVARQEEQWVEVWESSPRS, encoded by the coding sequence ATGCCGCCTTCCGCGCGCGCCGAGCCCGGCAACGTCGTCACCCTCAACGTGGGCGGCCAACTCTTCCAGACCACCCCGCAAACCCTCGCCCTCGCCGGCCCCGACTCTATCCTCTCCTCCCTCGCCTCTTctctgccttcttcctcctccgtccCCTTCATCGACCGTGACCCCGATCTCTTCGCCGCCCTCCTCTCGCTCCTCCGCACCGGCCGCATCCCCTCGCGAGCCACCGCTGCCTTCGACCACGACGACCTCCTCGCCGAAGCCCGCTTCTACGCCCTTCACCCCCTCTTCCTTTCGTCTCTCTCCAGCCACGCCCTCTTCGATGCCTTCACCCTCCGccgttccctcctcctccccctcccgggACGCGACGCGTGCTCCGCCCTCGCCCCTTCCCCCCTCGACGCCTCCCTCCTCGTGGCACACGGCGGCAAGGTCTCCTCCTTCGACCCCTCCCTCCGCCGCCGCGCCACCGTTCTCACCCCCCTCCCCGCTGTCGACTCCCTCCTCGCCCTTGGACCCCTCGCCGCCGCCGGCGCCGCCGACTTTCCCagcctccacctcctcgacctcgGCCACCCCGGCGGCCCCGTCCGGCACGTCCTCCGCTGGTGTCCCCACCCCTCCGCACCCGCCGCCGCTGTCCAGGCCATCGGCTCCTCTCCTGACCTCCTCTTCTGCAGCTTCGAGTCCTGCCGGAGGAACGCCAGCGCGATCCTCGCCTTCGACCTCACCACCTTCCAGCCCGTCACAGAGATCGCCCGCCGCGAGATCTACGGCGCCGAGCTGGACTCCGCGATCCCGGCAACGAAGCTGCAGTGGGTTCCGGGATCCAACCTGCTCATGGCCGCCGGATCCCACGGCGGCCCTTCGGGGCTGTTGGGCGATATCCGGCTATGGGATGTGAGGTCCGGCGAAGCGATCTGGGAGCTGAAGGAGAAACACAATTGCTTTGCGGACGTCACGGTATCTGATGGCCTGTCGGCGATGTTCAAGGTGGGGATCAACTCGGGCGAGGTTTTCATGGCGGATATGCGGAAACTGAGCTCCGAGGAGCCATGGATTTGTATCGGGGACGGTAGGAGGCCGGCGACAGGGAAGAAGGAAGGGGGCGGGTGCCGAATCGAAAGCTACGGGAGGCACGTGTTCTGTAGCAGAGGAGGGGATGTGGAGATGTGGACGGAGGTGGTGATGGGGTGTTGGAGGAGGGGTGAGGAGGGGTTAGAGAGCGAGAGGGTGATGAGGAGGAACTTGATGGGAGGGACGAACGACGGGGGAGGGAAGAAGATAAACATGTTGGGGTTTGGAGGGAACAGAATGGTGGTGGCGAGGCAGGAGGAGCAGTGGGTGGAGGTGTGGGAAAGCTCGCCCAGGAGTTGA